AGTCTTCGATCTTCTTGCGCGACAGCTTGCCGTAGCCCATGAACTTGGCGACGCGGTAGTACACGTCGCCATTGCCCGGTGCATAGGCGTAGCCCTTGTCGATCAAGGTCTGGATCATCGCCAACATGCCCGGGATGTGGTCCGTGGCGCGCGGTTCCAGGTCCGGCTTCTGGATGTTGAGGCGCGCCTCGTCCTCGTGCATGGCCTTGATCATGCGCTCGGTCAACGCATCGTAAGGCTCGCCGTTTTCACGGGCACGGTTGATGATCTTGTCTTCGATGTCGGTGATGTTGCGCACGTAGGTCAGGTCATAACCGCTGAACCGCAGCCAGCGGGTCACCAGGTCGAAGGCGACCATGCTGCGGCCATGACCGATGTGGCAGTAGTCGTACACGGTCATGCCGCAGACGTACATGCGCACCTTGTTGCCATCCAGCGGCTTGAAGACTTCTTTGCTCTTGGTGAGCGTGTTGTAGATCGTAAGCACAGGGTTTCCCTTAAGACTTGATCACTGACCCCAGGAATCGCGCAAGGTCACGGTACGGTTGAACACCGGAGCACCGGGTTTCGAGTCCTTGATATCCGCGCAGAAGTAACCTTCGCGCTCGAACTGGAAACGGTCTTCCGGCTGTGCGTTGCCCAGCGATGGCTCGGCACGACAACCAGTGAGTACTTGCAAGGAGTCAGGGTTGATGTTGTCCAGGAAACTGGCGCTGTCTTCGGCCTTCTCCGGGTTCGGCGAACGGAACAGGCGATCGTACAGGCGCACTTCGCACTCGACGCTGGCGGCGGCCGGCACCCAGTGGATCACGCCCTTGACCTTGCGACCTTCCGGGTTCTTGCCCAGGGTGTCGGGGTCATAGGAGCAGCGCAGCTCGACAATGTTGCCGTCGGCGTCCTTGATGGCTTCGTCGGCGCGGATCACGTAGCTGCCGCGCAGGCGCACTTCGCCGGCAGGCTCCAGGCGCTTGTAGCCTTTTGGCGGCTCTTCCATGAAATCTTCACGGTCAATGTAGATTTCCCGGGCGAACGGCAGGACGCGCACGCCCATGTCTTCCTTCGGGTGGCACGGCAGCTCGAGGTTCTCGACCTGGCCTTCCGGGTAATTGGTGATGACCACTTTCAGTGGGCGCAACACGCACATGGCGCGCGGAGCGCTGTGGTCGAGGTCGTCGCGGATGCTGAACTCCAGCATGCCGAAGTCCACCACGCCGTCGGAGCGGTTGGTGCCGATCATCTCGCAGAAATTGCGGATCGACTTCGGCGTGTAGCCACGACGGCGGAAGCCCGACAGCGTCGACATGCGCGGGTCGTCCCAGCCGCTGACGTGCTTCTCGTCCACCAGTTGCTTGAGCTTGCGCTTGCTGGTGATGGTGTAGTTCAGGTTCAGGCGGCTGAATTCGTACTGGCGCGGGTTGGCCGGCACCGGCAGGTGTTCCAGGAACCATTCGTACAGCGGACGGTGGCTTTCGAATTCCAGGGTGCAGATCGAATGCGTGATGCCTTCGATGGCGTCCGACTGGCCGTGGGTGAAGTCATAGTTCGGGTAGATGCACCACTTGTCGCCCGTCTGGTGGTGATGGGCATGACGGATGCGGTACATGATCGGGTCGCGCAAGTTCATGTTCGGCGAGGCCATGTCGATCTTGGCGCGCAGCACACGGGCACCGTCCGGGAACTCACCGGCGCGCATGCGGGCGAACAGGTCCAGGTTCTCTTCCACGCTGCGATCGCGGAACGGGCTGTTCCGGCCCGGTTCGGTCAGGCTGCCACGGTATTCCTTGGCCTGCTCCGGCGTCAGGTCGCACACGTAGGCGTTGCCGGACTTGATCAGCTCGACCGCCCAATCATGCAACTGGTCGAAATACTGCGAGGCGTAGCGCACTTCGCCGGCCCATTCGAAACCCAGCCACTTGACGTCGCTCTTGATCGCGTCGATGTATTCCTGGTCTTCCTTGGCCGGGTTGGTGTCATCGAAACGCAAGTGCGTGACGCCACCGAACTCCTCGGCCAGGCCGAAGTTCACGCAGATGGATTTGGCGTGACCGATATGCAGGTAGCCGTTGGGCTCCGGCGGGAAGCGGGTGACGATCTGCGTGTGCTTACCCGAATCCAGGTCCGCCTGGACAATCGGGCGCAGGAAATTGACCGGCACGGCCGGGCCGGTCTTGGAATTCGAGGTAGGGTCGACAGTGGGCTTGCTCATAGGATCCTTGAACGTACAAGTGCGCGGCCGGGTGCGGCCTGATAAATCAAAGCCCGTATCATAGCCGATGCTGTCAAGCACCTGACAGGCCGAGCCGGCAAACGATTGAATTTAATCGATGAGCCGATGAAAAACAGCCTCGAAATTCGTGCCCGGCACGCTAAACTGCCCAACCTGGCGATTGCGACCAGACCGGTTGCGGGCGTCCGCGCCCCCGAAACCCACGAATTCCTTGAAAGAGTAGTGATCATGACCCAAGTCAAACTGACCACCAACCATGGCGACATCGTCCTGGAATTGAACGCCGAAAAGGCTCCGATCACCGTTAAGAACTTCCTTGAGTACGTCGAGGCCGGCCATTACGAAAATACCGTTTTCCACCGTGTCATCGGCAACTTCATGATCCAGGGCGGCGGTTTCGAGCCGGGCATGAAAGAAAAGAAAGACAAGCGCCCAAGCATCCAGAACGAAGCCGACAACGGTCTTTCCAACGACAAGTACACCGTCGCCATGGCTCGCACCATGGAGCCGCATTCCGCCTCCGCGCAGTTCTTCATCAACGTTGCCGACAACAGCTTCCTCAACCACAGCGGCAAGAACGTCCAGGGCTGGGGCTACGCAGTATTCGGTAAAGTCACCGCTGGCACAGACGTGGTCGACAAGATCAAAGGCGTGTCCACCACCTCCAAGGCCGGCCACCAGGACGTGCCCGCAGAAGACGTGATCATCGAGAAAGCCGAGATCATCGAAGCGTGATATTGCTGATTTCAGATTTGCATCTGGAAGAGGAGCGCCCGGACATCACCCGGGCGTTTCTGGATTTACTCGCCACACGCGCCCGCTCGGCGCAAGCGTTGTACATCCTGGGCGACTTTTTCGAAGCCTGGATCGGCGACGATGCCATGACGCCGTTCCAGCGTTCCATCTGCCAGGCCCTGCGCGAATTGAGCGACAGCGGCACGGCCATTTTCCTCATGCACGGCAATCGCGACTTCATGCTCGGGCAGGCTTTCTGCAAAGCCGCTGGCTGCACCTTGCTCAAGGATCCGAGTGTCGTGCAGTTCAACGGTGAACCGGTATTGCTGATGCACGGCGACAGCCTCTGCACACGGGATATCGGCTACATGAAGATGCGCCGCTGGCTGCGCAACCCGGTCACGTTGTTCATCCTGCGCCACCTGCCACTGGGCAGTCGCCAGAAACTGGCCCGCAAGCTGCGCAGCGAAAGCCGCACCCAGACGCGGATGAAAGCCAACGACATCGTCGACGTCACGCCCGAAGAGATCCCGCGGATCATGCAGCAATACGGCGTGAAGACCTTGGTCCACGGCCACACCCACCGTCCCGCCATCCACAAGCTGCAACTGGGCGAACACGCAGCGAGACGCATCGTGCTGGGGGATTGGGACAAGCAAGGCTGGGCGTTGCAGGTGGATGAACAGGGGTTTGCGCTGGCGCCGTTCGGGTTTGCCCCGCCGCCACAACTGCCGGCACCCGATACGATCCCTGACTACATATAGATCCCTTGTGGGAGCGAGCTTGCTCGCGATAGCGGTGGATCAGTCAACGGTGATGTTGAACGTGAATCCGCCATCGCGAGCAAGCTCGCTCCCACAGGAGTTCATGGTTGCTTCAATGACCGCTGGCAGCAGGCCCCGCCTTCGCCGCAAACGGCGGCTTCGCCAGCCACACCAGCAAAATCAACCCCATGAACGCCCAGCCCAGCAGCGTGAAGTAATCCACGGTGGAGAGCATGTACGCCTGGCTGGTGAGGATCTGGTCGAGCTGGGCATAGACCGGCGTGCTCGCGCCGCCGAGTTGGTGGATCGTCTCGCGGGTGGCCGGCTCGAAGGTGCTGATGCTTTCGCTCAGGTACGCATGGTGCTGGTCGGCGCGACGGATCCAGATCCAGGTGGTCAGCGACGCGGCGAAGCTGCCGCCCAGGGTTCGCAGGAACGTCGCCAGCCCCGCGCCATCGGCGATCTGGTGCGGCGGCAGGTCCGACATCAGGATGCTCAGGGTCGGCATGAAGAACAGCGCCACGCCGATGCCCATGAACAACTGCACCAGGGCGATGTGCTGGAAATCCACCTGGTTGGTGAACCCGGCGCGCATGAAGCAGCTCAGGCCGATCGCCAGGAACGCCAGCCCGGCCAACAGGCGCAGGTCGAACTTGTGGGCGTACTTGCCGACGAAGGGCGACATCAACACCGGCAGGATGCCGATGGGCGCCACCGCCAGGCCGGCCCAGGTGGCCGTGTAGCCCATCTGGGTCTGCAACCATTGCGGCAGGATCAGGTTGATCCCGAAGAACCCGGCGTAACCGCCCACCAGCACAATGGTGCCGATGCGAAAGTTGCGATAGGCAAACAGCCGCAGGTTGACCACCGGATGTCCGTCGGTCATTTCCCAGATCACGAATACCGCCAAGGCAACGACTGAAATCAGCGCGCCAATCATGATGAAGTTCGATTCGAACCAATCCAGGTCATTGCCCTTGTCGAGGATCACCTGCAACGCACCGACCCCGATGATCAGCGTGATCAAGCCGACATAGTCCATCGGCTGGCGACTGGTGACCACGGGCCGCGCCTTGAGCTGCTGGCGCACGACCATCACCGCGAAAATGCCGATGGGCACGTTGATGAAAAAAATCCACGGCCAGCTATAGCTGTCGGTGATCCAGCCGCCGAGGATCGGCCCGGCAATCGGCGCCACCACCGTGACCATCGCCAGCAACGCCAGGGCCATGCCGCGCCTGGCCGGCGGGTACACGGCAATCAACAGGGTCTGGGTCATCGGATACAACGGCCCGGCGACCAGCCCCTGGAGTACACGGAAGCCGATCAGCTCTGGCATGGAGGTGGATATCCCGCACAGGAACGAGGCCAGGACGAACAGCATCGTCGCCCACAAAAACAGCTTCACCTCGCCAAAGCGACGGCTCAGCCATCCGGTCAGCGGCAGCGCGATGGCGTTGCTCACGGCGAACGAGGTGATCACCCAAGTACCCTGCTCCGAGCTGACGCCCAGGTTGCCGGAAATAGTCGGCAAGGCGACGTTGGCGATGGTGGTGTCGAGCACCTGCATGAACGTCGCCAGCGACAAGCCAATGGTGCTGAGCAACAGGCTGGGCGGCGTGAAGGACGCGTTATTGCTCATTGCGAGAATCCTATGAAACGGAGGTGGTGAACTACTGGCGCCCCGATGAAATGGAATTACGCCCTGTGGCGAGGGGATTTATCCCCGCTGGGCTGCGTAGCAGCCCCTGTTTGATTAGATGAGTGAGTCCCTGATACACCGGGTCGCAGTTTTAGGGCCGCTGCGCAGCCCAGCGGGGATAAATCCCCTCGCCACAGAGGCCGGCATCGCTGCCTCAGCGCTGCGCGGTATTGCTCGTCGCCGCGCTGTTCTCATGAATCAAACGGCTGATCATCGCGTCGGCATCGGCCAGCTGACGGTCATAGACCTGGGTGCTGAACGAGGCTTTTTGCGGTGGCTGCTGGGCCAGTACCGGGCCGCTCTGGTCATGCAGGTTGACGTTGACCTGAGTCGACAGGCCGACCCGCAGCGGATGCTTGGTCAGCTCCTCGGCATTGATATGAATGCGCACTGGCACCCGCTGGACGATCTTGATCCAGTTACCGGTGGCGTTCTGCGCGGGCAGCAAGGCAAATGCGCTGCCGGTGCCGGCGCCCAGGCTGTCGACCGTACCGCTGTATTTCACGTCGCTGCCATACAGGTCAGTCTCGATGTCCACCGGCTGGCCGATGCGCATGTCGCGCAGTTGGGTTTCCTTGAAGTTGGCGTCGATCCACAACTGATCCAGCGGGATCACCGCCATCAACGCCGTGCCCGGCTGCACTCGCTGCCCCAGCTGTACGGTGCGCTTGGCAACATAACCGGTCACCGGCGCGATCAAGGTACTGCGCGCGTTGGACAGATAGGCCTGGCGCAGTTGCGCAGCCGCCGCTTGCACGTCGGGGTGGGACGACACCACCGTGTCATCCACCAACGCGCTGGTGGTCTTGAGCTGTTGCCGGGCGTTGGCCAAGGCGTTCTGCGCCGAGGTCAGGTCGTCCCGTGCGTGGGACAGTTCTTCCTGGGAAATCGCTCCGCCGGCCGCCAGGTTCTTGCGTCGGCTGTAGTTTTCCTGGGCCTTCTGCACTTCGGCCTCTTGCGCATGCACCTGCGCCTTCATGCCATCGACATTGCTGTACAAGCCGCGCACCTGGCGCACGGTACGGGCCAGGTTGGCCTGGGCACTTTGCAGCGCGACTTCGGCATCGTTCGGGTCGAATTGCACCAGCACCTGGCCTTCGCGCACCAGGTCACCGTCATCGGCGCCAATGCTCACCACCGTGCCGGTGACTTGCGGGGTGATTTCCACCACATTGCCGTTGACGTAGGCGTCGTCGGTGCTTTCGTTCCAGCGACCATACAGTTCGTGCCAGGCCCAGACACCCACGCCGGCGAGAATGACGAGCAGGGCCAGGGCCAGCAACATCACCTTGCGCTTGCGCGGATTGCTGCCGTCCTGTGGGGTTTGTTGAGTTGTTTCGGCAGTTGCCATGACAAATACCTCGAATCAGTGAGTTGGCGCGGTGGCGGCCGGTGTGGCCGAAGCTACGGTCCGGGTCTCGAAACCACCGCCCAGGGCCTGCATCAGTTGGATCGACAGGTCGATCTGCTCGGCATTGAGGGTCGCCAGTTGGCGTTGGGCCTGGAGCAGTTGCTGCTCGATGCTCAGCACGTCCAGGTAATTGCCGATGCCGGAGCCATAGCGCTGGACCACGGTGTCGTAAGAGCTTTGCGCGATATCCACGGCATGTTGCTGGGCGCCGATCTGCCGACCGATGTCACGCAACTGGTTGATGGTGTCGCTGACATCGCCAAGGGCCGCGACCAGGCTCTTGTTGTATTGCGCCACCGCCAGGTCGTAGTCGGCGTCCCGGGCATCGAGATCGGCCCGCAGGCGTCCGCCGTCGAAAATCGGCAGCGACACCGTCGGTGCCACATTGAAGAAACGGCTGGCCGAGCCGAACATCGCGTCACCCAACAGCGATTGCACTCCCGCCGCCGCGCTCAAGTTGAGGTTGGGGTAGAAATTGGTCTTGCCGGCTTCGATGTTCTTGCTCGCCGCCTCGACCCGCCACCGCGCCGCGACCAGGTCCGGACGACGGCCCAGCAATTCGGCCGGCAGATTCGACGGTAACGCCACGGCGCTGGCCTGCAGCACGTTGGGCCGGGCGATTTCGTTGCCACGGTCCGGCCCTTTGCCCAGCAGCACCGCCAAGGCGATCTTGGCGCTTTGCAAACGTTTCTCCGCGTCGATCAACGTTGCATCGGCGCTCGCTTCCAGGCTTTCGGTCTGCTGGAACTGATACTGGCTGTCGATCCCGGCGCCGAGGCGACGCTTGCCCAGGTCCAG
This genomic interval from Pseudomonas alvandae contains the following:
- a CDS encoding glutamine--tRNA ligase/YqeY domain fusion protein, whose product is MSKPTVDPTSNSKTGPAVPVNFLRPIVQADLDSGKHTQIVTRFPPEPNGYLHIGHAKSICVNFGLAEEFGGVTHLRFDDTNPAKEDQEYIDAIKSDVKWLGFEWAGEVRYASQYFDQLHDWAVELIKSGNAYVCDLTPEQAKEYRGSLTEPGRNSPFRDRSVEENLDLFARMRAGEFPDGARVLRAKIDMASPNMNLRDPIMYRIRHAHHHQTGDKWCIYPNYDFTHGQSDAIEGITHSICTLEFESHRPLYEWFLEHLPVPANPRQYEFSRLNLNYTITSKRKLKQLVDEKHVSGWDDPRMSTLSGFRRRGYTPKSIRNFCEMIGTNRSDGVVDFGMLEFSIRDDLDHSAPRAMCVLRPLKVVITNYPEGQVENLELPCHPKEDMGVRVLPFAREIYIDREDFMEEPPKGYKRLEPAGEVRLRGSYVIRADEAIKDADGNIVELRCSYDPDTLGKNPEGRKVKGVIHWVPAAASVECEVRLYDRLFRSPNPEKAEDSASFLDNINPDSLQVLTGCRAEPSLGNAQPEDRFQFEREGYFCADIKDSKPGAPVFNRTVTLRDSWGQ
- a CDS encoding peptidylprolyl isomerase; its protein translation is MTQVKLTTNHGDIVLELNAEKAPITVKNFLEYVEAGHYENTVFHRVIGNFMIQGGGFEPGMKEKKDKRPSIQNEADNGLSNDKYTVAMARTMEPHSASAQFFINVADNSFLNHSGKNVQGWGYAVFGKVTAGTDVVDKIKGVSTTSKAGHQDVPAEDVIIEKAEIIEA
- a CDS encoding UDP-2,3-diacylglucosamine diphosphatase is translated as MILLISDLHLEEERPDITRAFLDLLATRARSAQALYILGDFFEAWIGDDAMTPFQRSICQALRELSDSGTAIFLMHGNRDFMLGQAFCKAAGCTLLKDPSVVQFNGEPVLLMHGDSLCTRDIGYMKMRRWLRNPVTLFILRHLPLGSRQKLARKLRSESRTQTRMKANDIVDVTPEEIPRIMQQYGVKTLVHGHTHRPAIHKLQLGEHAARRIVLGDWDKQGWALQVDEQGFALAPFGFAPPPQLPAPDTIPDYI
- a CDS encoding DHA2 family efflux MFS transporter permease subunit, whose amino-acid sequence is MSNNASFTPPSLLLSTIGLSLATFMQVLDTTIANVALPTISGNLGVSSEQGTWVITSFAVSNAIALPLTGWLSRRFGEVKLFLWATMLFVLASFLCGISTSMPELIGFRVLQGLVAGPLYPMTQTLLIAVYPPARRGMALALLAMVTVVAPIAGPILGGWITDSYSWPWIFFINVPIGIFAVMVVRQQLKARPVVTSRQPMDYVGLITLIIGVGALQVILDKGNDLDWFESNFIMIGALISVVALAVFVIWEMTDGHPVVNLRLFAYRNFRIGTIVLVGGYAGFFGINLILPQWLQTQMGYTATWAGLAVAPIGILPVLMSPFVGKYAHKFDLRLLAGLAFLAIGLSCFMRAGFTNQVDFQHIALVQLFMGIGVALFFMPTLSILMSDLPPHQIADGAGLATFLRTLGGSFAASLTTWIWIRRADQHHAYLSESISTFEPATRETIHQLGGASTPVYAQLDQILTSQAYMLSTVDYFTLLGWAFMGLILLVWLAKPPFAAKAGPAASGH
- a CDS encoding HlyD family efflux transporter periplasmic adaptor subunit; its protein translation is MATAETTQQTPQDGSNPRKRKVMLLALALLVILAGVGVWAWHELYGRWNESTDDAYVNGNVVEITPQVTGTVVSIGADDGDLVREGQVLVQFDPNDAEVALQSAQANLARTVRQVRGLYSNVDGMKAQVHAQEAEVQKAQENYSRRKNLAAGGAISQEELSHARDDLTSAQNALANARQQLKTTSALVDDTVVSSHPDVQAAAAQLRQAYLSNARSTLIAPVTGYVAKRTVQLGQRVQPGTALMAVIPLDQLWIDANFKETQLRDMRIGQPVDIETDLYGSDVKYSGTVDSLGAGTGSAFALLPAQNATGNWIKIVQRVPVRIHINAEELTKHPLRVGLSTQVNVNLHDQSGPVLAQQPPQKASFSTQVYDRQLADADAMISRLIHENSAATSNTAQR
- a CDS encoding efflux transporter outer membrane subunit, with the protein product MKRQTLRTRLGLVLLAMSLAGCASYSGLKTEGVSLEAKSLQAGQSLTGVKLSPASWPKSDWWKSLGDPQLDGLIREALHDSPDMQIASARVHQASAAAYAANAARLPTLDASGSVSRSRLARDQDPQGQGGAYSTLRSLSVDFNYNFDLWGGQRAAWEAALGQARAAEIDRQAAQLTLAADVARAYSDLGQAHIIHDLANEDLKRTRQMLDLGKRRLGAGIDSQYQFQQTESLEASADATLIDAEKRLQSAKIALAVLLGKGPDRGNEIARPNVLQASAVALPSNLPAELLGRRPDLVAARWRVEAASKNIEAGKTNFYPNLNLSAAAGVQSLLGDAMFGSASRFFNVAPTVSLPIFDGGRLRADLDARDADYDLAVAQYNKSLVAALGDVSDTINQLRDIGRQIGAQQHAVDIAQSSYDTVVQRYGSGIGNYLDVLSIEQQLLQAQRQLATLNAEQIDLSIQLMQALGGGFETRTVASATPAATAPTH